A segment of the Fibrobacter succinogenes subsp. succinogenes S85 genome:
TAAACGTGAATCTCAGTTCGCCAAACGGGGTGCGGAAATCCTTGTTCTTCAAGTTGTTTTCTTCGATGCCTGCGAACAGCCTGTAACCGCCACCGATAGAAACTTCAAGGAGCTTTGTGACGCGGAAGTTGAACTGTGCCGAAAAGTCAGAAGTGAAGAATGCGTCGTCAGACTTGAATCCGTCTTCGTCGCCCTTGTTCAAGAAGTTCACGCTGCCGCCACCAATGCTAACCGGGAGCGAAATCGAGAACAATCCGCTACGGAAAACGACCGGTTCGGCGAAAAAGCCGTATGAATGGTAGTCGAGCATTTGCGGGTGCCGAACTTTTGGGTTTTTCACGTCACTGAGGATGGTCGAAAAATAAGCGCCAAAGCTGATGTGCGGGTTCAATACAATACCGACGCGGAGGTTCATAAAGATCGTTCCGTCGCGGGCGATAAGGGAGTTACCACCGCTAACGCCCAAAAGTGCGCTCCAATCGGAAGATTCGACTTTACCCGGTTCATAATCTTGTGAACCCTGGAGTTCGGCGTGGGAGCTTACGGCGAGCGAGAGCGCCATGAGGAGAGATGTCAAAAGTTTTGTTTTCATAGTCCGTCCGTGTTTCCTTCCCATCTCCAGTTCTTTGCGCTGACCGCGGGCCAGTGGCAAATCGTCCACACGAGACTGTTGCCGCACAAAATGATGGACCAGACGCCAAAGAGCAGGAAGAGGAATAGTGGAATAAAAGCTAGTGATCCGTAGAAAATGGACATGCGCGTGACCATTGCCGTCTGGATGAGCATCAGAATCTTCACGTAGATGTTGATGGCAAGCCAAGAAAGCAAAGTCGAGAGCATCGACGCTAAGAACAGCTTACGGCGGGTGTAGGGCTTGTGGCCTGCCGGGCGCGCTGGGAGCGCATAAAGCATAATGAAAATCACGAGGAGAGCCGCGATGTGGAATGCCGAGTACCAGAATACGGTGATGAGCGCCTTGATGACTTCCGGCGAAAAGTGGAATCCGTCAACAATGATGACTTTGAGCACGTTCTGCACATGGTTCACGAAACCTGCGAACATGCCGACTACGGCAGCCCCGATGAGGAGGAATGGTGTGTAAATCTTAATCTGGCGAATCAAAGTTCTGGAAGTCTTGTTTTCCCAGACCACGTTGAAATTCGTTTCGAGGCTTCCGAATGCGAGGATAAACGTGACAAAAAGACCGCCTGCACCGATAAATCCGAGCTTTTTGATGGGGATGTGCTCGGCATTTTCGACGATGTCCATGATTTGCTCGGTCGGCCAGTCCAGATTGAGCATGTCAATCACGATGGGGAGGTAGTCCGAAATGAAGTTACCGAACCCGACGGCGAGCGTGATGGAAGTGAGCATGATGAGGAGTGGGACGACTGCCACGAGCGTCGTGTAGGTCAAAGATGCGGCACGGGTCATTCCGTGATAGTACAGGAATGATTTTCCGGTGACAACCATGATTTTGACGAACGTCGGAGAACGGGCTGCGATATGATCGAACAGCCATTCCCACGAAA
Coding sequences within it:
- a CDS encoding YihY/virulence factor BrkB family protein, with the protein product MPHWWKNFSWEWLFDHIAARSPTFVKIMVVTGKSFLYYHGMTRAASLTYTTLVAVVPLLIMLTSITLAVGFGNFISDYLPIVIDMLNLDWPTEQIMDIVENAEHIPIKKLGFIGAGGLFVTFILAFGSLETNFNVVWENKTSRTLIRQIKIYTPFLLIGAAVVGMFAGFVNHVQNVLKVIIVDGFHFSPEVIKALITVFWYSAFHIAALLVIFIMLYALPARPAGHKPYTRRKLFLASMLSTLLSWLAINIYVKILMLIQTAMVTRMSIFYGSLAFIPLFLFLLFGVWSIILCGNSLVWTICHWPAVSAKNWRWEGNTDGL